The nucleotide sequence CCGGCCCTGCATCAACATGACAGTGTTTACAGGTCATATTACACATGTAGCCCACATTCATTTGAAAAATTTCAATTCCTGTTGGCTTCAGGGGGAACAGGTCAATCTCCTCTAATTTCTCCTCGAACTTAGTCAGAGATTTAATCTTGTCGTTGTGGGAATTAATAATTTCAATTTGGACTTCAGGATCGGATAATGAGTGCGCTTTCGCTTGTAAACTTTTCATAATAACCTGCTAAATACTGCTTTATACTTATACACTTTAATTAATAAACTATTTTCCTGGAACAACAGTATATCTGCCTAATTATATGATTACATGGAAAGGTCTTTTACTTTATTCATCATCTGCACACTGTGCACAAGGGATGAGCCGCTGCGAATAGCTGCCGAAACATGAACCGCCTCCATCATTTGCTCTTCACTTGCTCCGGTTTCAAGGCTTTCGGTGGTATAGGCATCAATACAATATGGACATTGAACAGTATGGGAAACTGCCAGTGCAATCAATGCCTTTTCCCTTTTGGTTAGTGCTCCTTCTTCAAAAACCTCCCCATAATATTCAAAAAATTTAGTTCCAAGTTTTTCACCGAATTCAGTAATGTCGCCAAACTTTTTTAAGTCTTCTGTTTTATAATATGATTTATCCATTTCATCCGATTTTTATTAATAGTAAACGATTTTATTAGATGGTATACTCTACAATAATCTTACATATTTCATTCTAACTTTATTTTAAGAACCCACTATTTTTAAATGATTGGAACAAATTTTACCCTTTTTGCATTAAATGAGTAAATAACCACAACTAAAGAGTTATTAATTATGAAATTTACCAAGATACTACCAATGTTAATTATTTTGGTCGGGCTTTTGTTTATGACCCCCGACACAGCAAAAGCCCAGGCTAATGGGCAGGGCGGAAATTTTGGGTTGGGGATTATGCTGGGTGAACCTACAGGTATTTCAATTAAATCATGGAACACCTCCCGGTCTGCTTTCGACTTAGGCGCAGCCTGGTCATTTGGTCGGAATGATGCGCTTCATATCCATGGAGACTACTTGTTACATTCCTGGTTAACCGGTATTGAAGAAGGAGACCTTGCCTTTTACTATGGAGTTGGTGCCCGTTTGGTACTTAGTGATCCTGATGCAAGAGCGGGAATCAGGGTTCCTATAGGCCTAAACTACA is from Gracilimonas sp. and encodes:
- a CDS encoding arsenosugar biosynthesis-associated peroxidase-like protein; translated protein: MDKSYYKTEDLKKFGDITEFGEKLGTKFFEYYGEVFEEGALTKREKALIALAVSHTVQCPYCIDAYTTESLETGASEEQMMEAVHVSAAIRSGSSLVHSVQMMNKVKDLSM